TTGAAAAGCTTGGCGGGAAGCTGACAAAACTGACCCAGAAACAATCCGAATATCTCAATATCCCTTCGGAAGGCCCTTACAAGCCTGAACACTATCGATATTAAGAAAAAATTGGAGTGGTGGGGGGTTACTCCACCACTCCATTACTCCAATATTTCATTACTCCAGGATTCCCTATGGCACATTGTATCTCTCCCGAAGCTGAAAAGGTTCTTGATAAGGAGTTCACAATCCTTAATAAGGGATTTGTCCGGCTTGTCGATTATATGGGCAACGATGATCGCATTGTCCAGTCTGCACGGGTCTCGTACGGTAAAGGTACGAAAAGCTACCGCCAGGACAAAGGGCTTATCACTTATCTGCTCCGTAACGATCATACCTCGCCTTTTGAACAGGTGGTCCTGACATTCCATGTCAAAATGCCCATTTTCGTGGCTCGTCAATGGATCCGCCACCGGACCGCCAGGGTGAACGAGATCAGCGGACGATACAGCGTCATGGAACCCGAGTTTTATGTGCCTACGGAAAAGGATGTCGCCTACCAGAGTACCGATAACAAGCAGGGAAGGGCAGAAGAGGACGTTCCCCAAAGCCTCAGGGAAAAGGTCATCGAACTTCTGAGAAAAGACCAGGAGACCGCTTACGGCAATTATCAATCAATGCTCGATGATAATATTGCCCGGGAACTTGCACGTATTAGCTTGCCCCTCAGTCTCTATACCGAAATGTACTGGCAGATTGATCTTCATAACCTGCTCCATTTTTTACGGCTCCGGCTCGATCCTCATGCTCAGAAAGAGATCAGGGTCTATGCAGAGGTACTCTATTCCCTGACAAAAAAGGTATGTCCCGTTGCGATCGAGGCCTTCGATAATCATATCCGGGGAGCACAGCGGTTTTCGGCCCGGGAACTCAAAGCCCTTCAGGATCTCCTTAAAAAGAAAACGGTTGCTCTGGAAGGCAAAGAATACGACCGGTTTATCGAGAAGCTTGGTATGGATCCTTCAGAGTTATAGATTCCTGGGAGGAAGTGCAGAAATCTTCGATTTTTGCAGCAATTAGATCAGCGTTCAACCAGGGCATCGAATGGCCGAGTCCTTCGAGGATTTCAAATCGGGCATGTTTGATTGTCTGGGGAATCAGTTTCCCCATCTCAAGCGATACGACCTTATCATCGGAGCCATGCAGAACCAGGACCGGACAGGTGATTTTTTCGGCATGGGGAACGGCATTGTAATCCTTGAGCATCGAGAATATCTGGCGATACCATCCGATTTTTTTAATAGCGATAATTTCAGGGGAAACATTTTCACCCATTCCTGAATTCTCGAACATCCTGACAAGCGACCGTCCGCGCTCCATGAGATAATAGAGCTTATAATCCGGGTAGGGAAGCAGTTTGTCGGCCATCCTGACGCTTCGGTCCCGCTGGTCTTGTGTGGCCCCGAAAAGTGTCGATGATATAAGAATAAGATTATTTACCGTGATTCTGGTTGGCGACCCGGTATAATGCACCGCGACCGCGCCGCCGATCGAATAGCCCAGGAGGCAAATGGTATCAAGCTCCATGACAGAAAAGAAATCCTCAAGGATGCAATTAAAATCATTGAGCTTTCCCCTGTAACAGTGGGTCTCCCAGGGAAGGTCGTAGGAAATAAGATTATATTGCTTCGCCAGGGAATGCATGTTCACAAAAACACGGCCGTCGGTATTGAGGCCGTGGAGCAGTACAAAGGTCGGCGCGCTCGTATCGGGTGAAGGATAGCTGAAATAGTAGTGGTTGATTTTCAGTTTTTCGGAGTAAATTTTATTATAGGTCCACCCTTTCAGATCAAAATCTGCATTTTTCTGTTCCATGGAAGGAATCTGTTCCATTTTCTGCTCATACTCTTCCCGGGGTACCCAGAAAAGCAGGGCGCTTATGAAAAAGGAAACAAAAATGCGGAGAATCGGTCCCATGGATACTAATATAAATGTCTGCACATGAACTTCATTCGTACTCGTGGTATGCTTTGAATATTTCATATAGTATTTTGTGGAAATGAGTACTACACCCAGACAAAAAACCGGTGTTTCTCCGGAACCGCGGAGCAAATCACTCGAACTGCTTGCACCGGCAGGATCGCTCGAATCATTCCATGCTGCTATCGACGCCGGGGCGGATGCTGTTTATGTCGGGCTCGGTGAATTCAATGCCCGTCTGCGGGCAAAAAACTTTACGTCAAAAACCCTCTCATTCTGTGTCCCCTATGCAAAATCACGAAACGTTAAGATTTATGTGACGTTAAATACACTTGTAAAGCAGCATGAACTCGAGCAGGCGGTCCATGTTCTTTTTCAACTTCAGCAATTGCGGGTCGATGGGATTATCGTTCAAGACCTGGGGCTGATACGGATTGCCCGGGGATATTTCCCCACATTAAAATTGCATGCCAGCACACAAATGGCAATTCATAATTCCGGTGGCCTCGATACAGCACAGCGAATTGGTATACGACGGGTTATTCTCTCCAGAGAATTGACTTTCGAGGAAATCCAAACCATGCGAAAAAAAACGTCCTTGGAACTGGAGCTCTTCGTGCACGGCGCGCTCTGCTATTCCATATCGGGCATGTGTCTTGCCAGCAGTTATTTGGGGGGGATGAGCGGCAATCGTGGGCGGTGCACGCAGGTGTGTAGAAGAAAATTTTCTTCCGGTGATAACGAAGGCTTTTTCTTTTCACCCGACGACCTCTCGGCAATCGACTTTATTCCGAAATTTAAGGATATCGGGATCAACAGCCTTAAAATCGAAGGAAGAATGAAAGGGCCGGAATACCTTCACACTGTCGTCTCGGCATACCGCCGGGCGATAGATACCCCGGAAAAGATTCCCGAACTCAAACAGGACCTTGTCTATGATTTTGGAAGAGAAAAAACATCCCTCTTTCTTTCCGGTGTCAAAAATGAAGGTATTATTCAGAGCCTGTCGATCTCGGGGACAGGAATCTTACTGGGTGAAATTGTCACTAAAACCGACACGACCCTTACAATCAAATCATCGGAAAGGCTGTCCGCCGGTGACCGTATTCGTATCCATCCGAAAAGCGGCTATGAAGGCAAAAGCGTGAAAGTTGCCGAGGTGAATGAAGGTGAACAAGAAGAACAGATTCTCACTGTCCCGGAAACGGCAAGTTTCCATAAAGGGGATTCGGTTTATCTGGTCAGCCGCAAAAAGGACAAGGCGCAATTTGAAAAGCGGAAAATCGATGTCCGCCCATACCGGTTCAGGCCATACTGTCCTTTCAGTCGCAAAATCATGAGAGAGTATACCGAAAAAAAAGGGGAAAAGCCCAGGCGAGCGCCGCACAAGCTCTTTATCAAGGTTGATTCCCTGGCATGGCTGTTTCAATTACAGGATGTCCGTTGTGATGGGATCATCGCCACCCTTGACCGGGAAGACATGATGAAACTTTATGTGAATTCATCACTGCTCCAGAGAATTAAGAACCGGCTTATCCTCTCTCTTCCACCTTTTATAAAGCAGGGCGACTTTTCCAAATGGTCGAAAATAGCGCGCATATTTAATGAAAAAGGACTCTCCAGGTGGTTTGCCGGAAATATTGGAGAACTTCCAATTTTCGAAAAGAAACCGGCCATTACCGCAGATTATCATATCTGGTGTCTCAACCGGGCAGCCCAGGCCATGATTCATGAACTTGAATTTGACGGTTTTACCTATTCACTCGAGGATGATATCCTTAATCTGAAAGCAACCGGTAATCCCCGGGGTTTTGCCTGTCTTTTCGCCTATGTACCGCTCTTTATCTCCCGGATAAAACCATTGCTTGACCAAGGCGATAAAATCACCGATTCCACAAGCGAAGAATTTTTTCTTGCGCAAAAACACAATCTCTATTATCTGGTGGGGCAAAAACCTTTTGGTATCACCCACAAGCGGGACCGGCTCGGCGATCTGGGTGTTCATAATTTTATTATCGACCTGAGTTTTTGCGAATGTAAAAAAAAGATACTGCGAGAAGTGCTTACGTCCTATAATAAGAAGGAAAAAGTGCCGGGATCGGTGCTTTTCAATTATAAGGCGGGATTGAAATAGGCTCTGCGCAGTTAATCCGATACCTTTTCGACACACCTGTTTGTATCAAGATACAACGCCTTGAGCACCCGCTGGTCTGTTATGGGGATTCTTACAATCGGCGCATTGTTGTCGATTGGGTATTTAATCAGGTCGGATGCCGATGGGGAATTGCAGGAACCCCGGCTGGCGTCTTTACTGCTTTGTAGAAGGTCTGGATGTCCCAGAACAAGCGTTGTATTTTGTTTTTTAAGATATGATAGGGGCGCGAGTTTTGAATGTCCCGGCCGGCTGTCGATAATTTTTCCCCGGCGGGCGATATATTCATCGGTTAATCCATGCATGTCGATTATGCGGAGAGTGGAATAGTACCCGATCGCGCCGATTGCCGTAGTGGCAAGGGTGACTTCCTTTTCACATCCTGCGAAAAAATCTTTTAATTTTTTTCCGATCAGAATCCAGTTTTCGTGATCGGCAGTCAGATGGCTCTGTAATGAGCCGATCGATTCGATTCCCGAAGTGTAATGAAAGGTTACCGCATGAACAAGCGACCCCGCGCAGATCATCAGAACCAGGGCGCTCCGGATTGCTTGTTGCCGGATGACAAAGACAACCGAAGAAATGAGAATAAACATTAACGGAAGGACCGGTACCATAAACCGGAATTCCATGAAATCACCGCCCACCGAGGCGATATACAGCAGCCAGAGGATAATGATACTTCCCGGAAAAATCAAAAACCTGGTTTTTTGCAACAATTGTCTTCCCAGAAAGGGGATTAAAAAGATAAAGGGAATCAGCCGGTACGACTGAAAAAAGAGCAGGATATACCGGATACCCTGTTCCAGCGATGCAACAGAAGAGACCTTGGCGTGGAACGTATTGGGAATCAAGGTCCCATAGTAGGACAGTTTCCAGATGCCGTAGCTGGCGAGAATACTCGCACCCGGTACGAGCAGGCACGTAAGGTAGAGTGCCTTTCTGGGTGGAGCGATCGTCCCTTTGATTATTGTACCGAGAATAAAAAAGGCAATTGCAGCTAAAGGCACAACTGAGTCGGGGCGTGTCAGAACTGCAGCGCTTGCAATCAGCGACAAACCTGTTAACCCGATGGGTGACCATCTGCCGTTCATTACTATAACCAAGCTTAAGTATGTTACTGCAGTGATCAGAAATGTCTGCATCTGTGTTTCCAGACCCCCGGTTGCATAGCAACTGAAGGTGTAATTGGTACCCAATAACAGAAGCGTCAATAGTGACAGTGCCTTCGATTTAAAAAGCACCATCGAAAGCGACCAGCTCATAACCAGGGTGCCGCCATAGAACAGCAATCCCAGCAACCAGGAAAAAACAATAGCATCCATCCCGATTACATGGGGAACCACCATTATGACAGTCCATAGAAAGTTGGTATATCCCTCCACCGGCTTTTCGCCGGGGTTCCAGACCAGACCGTGGCCCTCAGCAAGATTGCGGGCATAGCGGAAAGAGATGAATGCATCGTCCTGGATGAAACGGTTGAGGAATGCCAGCATAATAAGAATAACCATCAGTATAGTAA
This window of the Chitinivibrionales bacterium genome carries:
- a CDS encoding alpha/beta fold hydrolase, which codes for MKYSKHTTSTNEVHVQTFILVSMGPILRIFVSFFISALLFWVPREEYEQKMEQIPSMEQKNADFDLKGWTYNKIYSEKLKINHYYFSYPSPDTSAPTFVLLHGLNTDGRVFVNMHSLAKQYNLISYDLPWETHCYRGKLNDFNCILEDFFSVMELDTICLLGYSIGGAVAVHYTGSPTRITVNNLILISSTLFGATQDQRDRSVRMADKLLPYPDYKLYYLMERGRSLVRMFENSGMGENVSPEIIAIKKIGWYRQIFSMLKDYNAVPHAEKITCPVLVLHGSDDKVVSLEMGKLIPQTIKHARFEILEGLGHSMPWLNADLIAAKIEDFCTSSQESITLKDPYQASR
- a CDS encoding FAD-dependent thymidylate synthase; its protein translation is MAHCISPEAEKVLDKEFTILNKGFVRLVDYMGNDDRIVQSARVSYGKGTKSYRQDKGLITYLLRNDHTSPFEQVVLTFHVKMPIFVARQWIRHRTARVNEISGRYSVMEPEFYVPTEKDVAYQSTDNKQGRAEEDVPQSLREKVIELLRKDQETAYGNYQSMLDDNIARELARISLPLSLYTEMYWQIDLHNLLHFLRLRLDPHAQKEIRVYAEVLYSLTKKVCPVAIEAFDNHIRGAQRFSARELKALQDLLKKKTVALEGKEYDRFIEKLGMDPSEL